In one Leptospira dzoumogneensis genomic region, the following are encoded:
- a CDS encoding LCP family protein: MSPNKPIRPFNLIPLWIAAGFLFLALLFFLFRNFRRTGLDEKISSGKPIHILFHAVSNDDVYEFGFLATIFPSQERVGLFFFHPITTFEDPEDSLEQIKSKATSAVKDAVQDILGSKPNYTVKINASSFIKIVDILGGVNLYTDNRTNRISPSYVREPGLYSYSGEDAYDYVSYMDKKETLDYLDRISRQESAVLSIYETLYENKELLNSFWSEMVFSLIDSDLSKEDFYTLLKFATSHRLAFGITELPGEPALDPKTRRLFLTADPARASVAIRKFHKDVSAEIFTDGEYARTEVLNGTDVAGLAKDVRTTLADKRIKVLSVDNAWTKDIKKTIILDRSGNTAVADKISSILEKTKVYHVLRKDLGLDSTVLLGSDIEPKK; the protein is encoded by the coding sequence TTGAGTCCTAACAAACCGATTCGACCTTTTAATCTGATTCCATTATGGATCGCCGCAGGCTTTCTATTTTTGGCGTTATTATTTTTTCTATTCCGTAATTTCAGAAGAACAGGCTTAGACGAAAAGATCAGCTCAGGCAAACCGATCCATATACTTTTCCATGCTGTAAGTAACGACGATGTATATGAATTCGGATTTTTAGCGACTATCTTCCCTTCTCAAGAAAGAGTCGGCTTATTCTTTTTTCATCCGATCACTACATTCGAAGATCCGGAAGATAGTTTAGAACAAATTAAATCCAAGGCAACATCTGCGGTAAAAGATGCGGTCCAGGATATTCTAGGTTCCAAGCCTAATTATACGGTAAAAATCAATGCTTCTTCCTTTATTAAGATAGTAGATATCTTAGGCGGAGTGAATTTATACACTGATAACCGCACGAATAGAATTTCTCCTTCTTATGTAAGAGAACCAGGTTTGTATTCTTATTCTGGAGAAGATGCGTACGATTACGTTTCTTATATGGATAAGAAGGAAACCTTGGACTATTTGGATCGTATCAGCAGACAAGAAAGTGCAGTCCTATCTATTTATGAAACCTTATACGAAAACAAAGAACTTCTGAACTCATTTTGGTCGGAGATGGTTTTCAGTCTGATAGATTCGGATCTATCCAAAGAGGATTTTTACACTCTTCTAAAATTCGCTACTTCTCATAGACTTGCATTCGGAATTACCGAACTTCCCGGAGAACCTGCATTAGATCCAAAAACAAGACGTTTATTCTTAACTGCCGATCCTGCCAGAGCCTCCGTCGCCATCCGAAAATTTCATAAAGATGTATCTGCTGAAATTTTCACTGACGGAGAATATGCCAGAACGGAAGTATTGAACGGAACAGATGTTGCCGGTCTTGCAAAAGATGTAAGAACTACATTAGCGGACAAAAGGATCAAGGTACTTTCGGTGGACAACGCCTGGACCAAAGATATCAAAAAAACGATCATCTTGGATCGTTCCGGGAATACAGCAGTGGCGGATAAAATTTCCTCCATATTAGAAAAAACAAAAGTATATCATGTATTAAGAAAGGATCTAGGACTGGACTCTACCGTGCTCTTAGGATCCGATATAGAGCCTAAAAAATAA
- the rsfS gene encoding ribosome silencing factor: MSPSPKNNPENTMEILKTIHKIMQDKKCEEIAVLNLESVHSYLSFFLICTVNSAVQANAVAREIKKALKGFKLPHKETDKTGTSSSSGWTLLDYGEFIVHIMTPEKREYYNLDRLWRDAERIELS, encoded by the coding sequence ATGAGTCCTTCTCCCAAAAATAACCCGGAAAACACAATGGAAATCCTGAAAACTATCCATAAGATCATGCAGGATAAAAAATGCGAAGAGATCGCGGTATTAAACCTAGAATCAGTGCATTCATACTTAAGTTTCTTTTTGATCTGCACCGTGAACTCAGCAGTGCAAGCGAACGCTGTAGCGAGAGAGATCAAAAAAGCATTAAAAGGTTTTAAACTACCTCATAAGGAAACCGATAAAACGGGAACATCCTCCTCTTCCGGTTGGACCCTGCTGGACTACGGCGAATTTATAGTCCATATAATGACTCCGGAAAAAAGAGAATATTATAATCTAGACAGACTTTGGAGAGATGCGGAGAGAATAGAACTCTCTTAA